The DNA segment GGAAAGGAAGAGCAGCTGCCAGGGAAAAGGGAGGACTCCTCTGAGATCCCTGGTATTTTTCGATGAAGTCTTTGATGTGGCTTATCCTATGAGTAATGTTAAATTTCTGGACAATCCTTTTCCCGTTGGCTAACCAGATCTGTATATTACTGATGGGTTCCAGATTGTTTAGTGGGACAGCAGACAAGTTATTTTTATTCTCAACTTCAATATTCTTTGCTTTAGAAACAATTTTTGGTGTAGCACTTCCCAGTCTGTGACCTTGTCCTGAGAAGGGCTGGAACACAGGCTTTGTTGACATACAtacttcatttttcttatctTCAACTTTAACATCCACTTCCTCTTTATCAAAAACTCCCTGTAATTCTAAAGGTAATTCCCCTTTTTTGATGGAGTTCAGAAACTGTTGACTTGCACCATCAGAATAACTTCTGAAATCATCATTGACAGTGAATCCATTTTTCCATAATTTTATACTTACATCTACCTGTTTCTTTTGTTCAGTGGGAGACAAACACTTGGCACCAACCTTCTGAGCTTCCTCAAAAAGGCTGTCAACAAAATATTCACAATTTTTTTGTTGACTATCACTAAGAGGTTGGTGGTCAGATCCTGTTTCACAAACCCATTCTTCCTTTATACTTTCAAGATTATCTacttctttcattctcttttgttttactgAGCCACGACTATGAAATAAGGTAGCTTGATTTTCACGTCGCTTATACAATCGGTCCTATTTTACAATCCCACATTAGTAGAGGCTGCCAGTTTCCTATCTTTACTTTCAATGATCTCAGATTGAGTACGAAGAAACCAACGCTGGAAGCCACACTAACGTTCGTTATTGCTGACAAGCAACAAACTCCCGGTGCGGCCGCTGGAGGGGGCCGCGCCGCGCCGTCGCCTCGCGGCCTCGGTCTCAGTCCGCTCAGGGGCCGcagtcgccgccgccgccgggctGGAGCCCCTCAGAGGAGGAGCACAGCCGCCCCCAGGCCCAATCGAGCTCGGCGGCCGGGCCGCTGGAACCGCGCGCGCCTTCCTCGGTCACTGTCGCCCGGCGCCGAGTACCTCTTGTACTTTTTAATGACATAATATTCATACATGAAAAAATTTTCTTGTATCAACTTAAGGAAGCCCTTGACTTCTTATATACAGTGAATTTACCAGTGCCCCGTTTTTCCCTGTTACTTCTCCTCTACTTTCTAAGTTTTGTTAACTTTCTACTTTAACTCCTGACTACTGCTCTAACTTTTAGCTTTATAAATTctgtttaattatatttttattttaatattaagattGATATGTTTTCATTCTGTTAGTTATCTATAATTACATTACCAGCTTTGAAGACAGTGGTAGTGAAGATTGAAAATCACTTATCCATACTTACACAGTCTCACTGTGTTTATTCCTTTTTGCAGAATGAAATAGTGTGCTTAGAGTGTAGGGTAGGTTTAATATTTGGATTGTAATTAGAGTGCTTAACTATATtaacaatagaaaaagaaaaataatgtaatcatctcaatagacagAAAAACCATTTGCCAAAACCACTATCTATTCCTGATACAATTTTGTATAGGATTCTTAGAATAGAAGGGatcttatttatttctcataaaaGTTTGGTTAGAGTAAAGCCTCATAACATAATTTCTAATGGGAAAGTCTTTATACTTTTCCCTAAGATCAGAGACAATTCAAGGATTTCGGCCCTTACCACTTCAGAATGTATACAGTGGTCCTGAAGATTCTATTTAGAGCAGTCAGGCAAGAAGAAGTAAAAGACATCCAGCTTGCAAAGGAAGAAATaagctatttttatttcctaaaggCATGATCATTTATGTAGAATAACTGATGGAATCTACAAAAAAGCTACTACCTGAtttcaagaattattttaaagttatagtAATCAAGCAGTGATGTCAGTGTAAAGTTTGATTGCATAGAATAGAATGTCCAGAAGTAGCCTCACACCTAAATGGAtgactgatttttgacaaaggcgCAAGTCAGTTCAGTGGAGAAAGGATTGTCTTTTCAACAGATAGTGCTGGAACAATTGAATATCAACATGCATAAAAAGGAAATTGTATTTTGTACCATATTTAAAATTAACTGATAGAGCTAAATTTCAGGTCTAAAAGTATAACACTTCTTTAGGATAATATAGCAGGAAATCTTCGTGACTGTGATTTAAACAAGAATTTCTTAAATATAGAACACCAGAAGTATGTTCTATTAAAGAAAAACTGATGAGCTGgactttttcaaaatgaaaatttttactttttgaaagatACTGTTAGAAGAATGAAAGGACAAACCGTAGGtttggagaaaatgtttgcaaagcaTATGTCTGATAAAGAGCTACCAGTAAGAATATGTAATGAACTCTTAAAGCTCAGTCAGAAAAGAAACAGCCTAATAAAAATGGGCAAGAAATTTGAACATTCAGCAAAGATATATGGGTGGCAAATAACCACATGAAAAGGTACTCAGTCTCTttcattattagggaaatgtaaattaatgaTACAGTGAAATACTTATATCCAAACTTTTGTTAGAgtggctaaaattttaaaactgagcATACCAAATGTTGGCTAGTTAATGAAGGAACTGCAGCTTTCTTCTCATGGAAATATTAAAATGCTGCACTGAATTTCAGTctaaaaagttaaacacacatCTATTTGATCCAGCCATTTCATTTTTAGATATTTACCCAGTCCAGCCATTTCATTCTtagatatttacccaagagaaagtgAGAGTATGTATCCACATAAAGAAGTGTTCACTAATGTTCATGGTAACTTTGTTTTTAATAGCTAGAACTTGGAAGTTACCTAAATGTCAACAGGTGAATCATTAAACAGATTGTTTAcccatacagtagaatattagtcagaaattaaaaaggaatattGTTTGGATGAAACTTAGAAAAATTGTTCTCATTGAAAGAAGCTAGACAAAAaagaatactgtatgattccatttatattgaAATTATCGGGAATTCAGTTTATAGTGACACAAGGCAGATTGTTGGTTTCCATGTGCATGTGCTGGGATGAGTTGGAGGACAGGAAGGAGAGATTACAAAGAGACATGAGGGAGCTTTTAGGAGTGTGTTTATTATCTTAAATGTATAATGATTCCAtgagtatatatacatgtatcagaaCTTACCAAATTGTATGCTTTAAATATGTAAGATGTATGTCAGTTATGTGTCAGGAAAGCTTtataagtaaaacaaaatagAGTCAATTGAACATGAACTTCAGGAGTTTGAAGTTAGAGCTCCTTTGCTTCATGAGATGTTTTATTCAGGAAATCAACTAATtgtcactattttaaaaataattctaatagcaaataaaaatacaaagtgaaagtaaaaaatgtgaaattttatgACATGTGTAACCAGTCTTAAATTGTTTTGATGAACATGTGCCCGAACATCTATGTAATAATGTaactcagatatatatatatatatatatatatatatatttgtgtttatggGATAATACTATGTGTAGTCTTAGGTAATTGGCTTTTTTTTCACTCTATACTGTCTTTTTTAAGGTTCATGCAAATATGATCAGAATGATTATGATCTGGCAGCTGTGTGCTGACACTGTTGGCAACTCAAATAGCTTCTTTGTTTCACTAGCAGCTGATTCTAAATAGCCAGCTGAagtcttttttttggtgggggcggGTTGTTTAATTTAACCTTGACTTTTGAAATCAGTACTTGGAGATAAAAAACAAGTTTTCGAACCCAAATCATAAAAAATAGAGCGTTTCCTTTCTTATATCCCTGACCACTTCTTCCAAAATACACTTGAATGTGTTCCTTATCTCAGAATATCATTAAAAGACTGTTTAACTTATGTTTTAGACCATGTTTAGATGAGTGTTTTATATTTGTActgtgtaaaaataaataatccaggAATAATTTGCTAGGTACTatgataaatgaattaaatgtagACTTACTAGTATCTTAAAATGAGGTACCTGTTAAAAGTCTTTTGATAAAGTAtatttgtgattttgattttttaaaaagtatttgggcttttcaatttaaaaaagcttATCATTGTAAAACTAGTACTAGTTAAAAAGTAAACTAGTACTGAAGATTTTTAAggaataagtcagttctttgctgcGTCTTCCATATCCCCTCTTCCCTTCTGCATAAATTCTATTTTTCCAGAAGaaaccattttatctttttttccccccaggtaTCTGCCTGTTTCTAAATAATGTGCTAATACTGTTTTATGTGACTTTTCGTAAGGATGGTTGATTGGAGAGGCAAAGGATAAAAGTTCCTTTAAAGTCAGGAAAAGATACAAGAACATGTTTCCATTGAGATGGATTCCGGAGTAGAGGATACAGTAGCACTCTGTGTGGAGGGGCACCCTTGGTCAAGTTGCTAGGAGAGTAGATGTCCAAATCTTGTTATTGAGTGACTGTGGAGAGGATTCCTTCTGAGCTTCTGAGAACTTTGCTTTTGCCATTCTTAGtttttatattctctttctttttttttttaattgttggatAGTCTCTGATGATTAATTCTTACCTCCTTGCTGACCAGGTTCTAGTTACTTGTCAAAACCCCTGTGCATTCCTGAATGTTTCCTGGGAGAATAGGTGAATTGAAGGTTAAAGTCTCAAGCAAAGCCTAAGCTTAGGGCTTCCTGAGGTCTGTATCTCTAGCTATTTcttggtttgtcaattttagATATTGTGTATTGTCTCTGTTACGATAGCTAAGGATTTAGCTCTGTTTCACTTATATCATTTCCTCTATTTCATATTCCCCATTTtattatattacattaaaataaagctgaaaaatggTACAAAGTGAGCctatttacaaatcagaaattGAGTCACAGAAGTAGAAGGCAAGTTTATGATTACCAAGGGGGAAAATGGgggagatgaattgggagattgggattgatctATACccactgctatatgtaaaatagataactaataagagcctactatatagcacaggaaactgtactcaatactctgtaatgacctctatggcaatagaatctaaaaaagagtaggtatatgtgtaactgactcactttattgtatagcagaaagtaaaacaacactgtaaatcaaccatactccaagaaaaaaaacaataaaaataaatcagtaatcaTTGTGAACAAAATTGCATACTGTGATTACTTACATAActttttgattttctttcagtGATTCATTATTGCATCATGTGTTCATTTGCATTGTTTTCTGAACACAGAGTTTCAGTAGACACTCTGTTAAGTCTGTCATGGTCCTGTGAACCACTTTCCCCCTTATCCCTCCTTCTCAGAATCAGTAAGTCTGTCAACCTCTTTGCCCCTGGTGACGTCCCTTCTTCAGTTCTCCATCTTTGTAGTCCAAACTGAACTGGTTGTGTTGCtagacttgtctttttttttctcctttcaaatagCAGTCTTCCTGGAACTTCCTCCTTTTGACTTTCTCCTTTTCGATCTCTTGTTTCCTTTAtctcatatcttctttattggtttcctctgtgtgtgtgtgtgtgtgtatgtataacctCTCCTTCAGAGAAAAACTGCAGGAATACCTATAcagtagttttttttaatatttgtatttgtctgaccttttaaatatttttcccctCACACCTTGTTGATTGGTTAGTATAGAGatttctttgagaattttgaagGCATGTGCCATTGTCTTTCAGCACCCAGTGGATCTCTATATATCACCAGTTTTTTCTCTGTGGaagcttttagaatttttttttttttgaccttcgTGTTAGCAAATTATTGTTATATAACATTTTGTTCTTGTGTTATGGATGCGTTTTTGCCTTGTCTTTCTAAGCATATTTATTAGACTTGTTTTTGTTTGGTCTTGAatgtttcacttttctttcctacTTATCTTTGTTTCTATAGATTGCTCTTTTCTAATTGCTTATTGTGGTTTTCTTCACAGTGGAGAGTTTCTTCCAATATTAGGTGATTGTTGGCTGTCTGTTCTTATTTAAGGGTGAGACATTAAagaagtttgttttgtttatttgcaaaagaataagaaaaagtctGGAAGGATATGTTCTAAACGTGGGCAGCCGTAGGAGGGTAGGTTGGCTAGGGTGGatacttttatttacatttttgtaaaatcCTTAAttgtttctgtaattttttttttgaagctttaATGAAGTTATTTACTGTTGTATAATAAGAGTTATCTATTGGTATGTAATACATTACCACAGAACTTGACTGCTTAAAATAACAAAGATTTATTCTTTCACATAGTATCTGAGGGTGTGAATTTGAGCGTGTGGCATTGCTGGGGGGTTCTGGTTAGGGTCCCTGATTAAGTTGTAGTCAAGTCTCTTGGCCTTCATGTCATCTTCTTTATTggtttcttctgtgtgtgtgcgtatgtgatCATTTCAAGGCTCAACTGTGGCTTCCAAGCTCATTCGTATGGCTTGCCTCAGTTTCTTAAGAGCTGTTGGACCGAGGACCTCATCTCCTCACTCATAAACCTCTGAGTGTCCTAAAAATGTAGCAGCTGTTTGCCCTGTTGCCAGTGATTTGAGAGAGAGTAATAGTCATTTTTCCTAGATGGAATCTTCAGTCTATTTTAAAACCTGTTCTTTGAAGTAACATCTTATCATTTTTTCCACAAGCTTGTGTTGGTCGTACAAACCAAACCTGGTATAATGTGGGAGGGCACTGCATATGGGTTTGAAGACTAGGAAGCGGGGATTGTTGGGGGCCGGAAGGCAGACTGTGATAGCCAGCCTCCAAAATAGCTCCTGATGATCCTCCCTTCCTGGCTTTCCCTTGAGTAGTTcccttctcccacattgcacCATGGCTGATCCATGTAACCAGTGGCATATGGCAGAGGTGATGATATGCTTCTTCaaagttattcagtcactcagtcatgtccaactctttgtgaccccatgaactgcagcatgccaggcttccctgtccttcaccatctcccagagcttgctcaaactcatgttcattgagtcagtgataccattcaaccatctcatcctctgttgtccccttctcctcctgccctcaatctttcccagcatcagggtcttgtccaatgagtcagttcttcgcatcaggtggccaaagtattggagcttcagcttcagtatcagttcttctggtgaatattccaggttgatttccttgttgttcaagggactcccaagagtcttctctagcactgcagttcttcggtgctcatccttctttatggtccatctctcatatctgtacatgactactgcaaaaactatagctttgtctatacagacctttgtcggcaaaatgatgtctcagcttttgaatacgctgtctaggtttgtcatggcttttcttccagggtgcaggcgtcctttaatttcatggctgcagtcactgtccatagtggttttggagcccaagaaaataaagtctgtcactgtttccattgtttccccatctgtttgccatgaagtgatgggaccgaatgccatgaccttagttttctgaatgttgagttttaagtccgCTTTCTCaatctccttcaccttcatcaagaggctctttagttcctcctcactttctgccattagggtagtgtcatctgcatatctgatgttattggcATTTCTTCTGgctatcttgattctagcttgagtttcatccagcctggcatttagcatgatgtgctctgcatatagggcttcctttgtagctcagttggtaaagaatctgcctgcaatgcaggagacctgggtttgatccctgggtagggaacattcccctggagaaggaaatggcaacaagctccagtattctggcctggagaatcccatggacagagaatcctggcaggctacagtccttggggtcataagagtgggacatgacttggtgactgagccaccaccaccactcggcatataagttaaataagcagggtgacaatatatagccttgacatagttcagttcggtcacttagttgtgtctgactctttgcgaccccatggactgcagcacgccaggcttccctgtccatcaccaactcccggagcatgGTCACACAgatgtccatccaaccatctcatcctctgttgtccccttctcctcctcccttcaatctttcccaccctcagggtcttttccagtgagtcaactcttcacatcagatggccaaagtactagagtttcagcttcagtatcagtccttccagtgaatattcaggactgatttccttgaggacggactggttggatctccttgctgaccaggggactctccagagtcttctccaacaccacagttcaaaagcatcaatgcttcgatgctcagccttctttatggtccagttctcacatccatacatgactactggaaaaaccatagctttgactagatggacctttgtcagcaaagtaatgtctctactttttaatatgctgcctaggtctTTTAATTCCTAGGTCTtttaagcgtcttttatttcattactgcagtcaccatctgcagtgattttggagcccccccaaataaagtctgtttccattgtttccccatctagttgccaggaagtgatgggactggatgctatgatttttattttttgaatgttgagttttaagccaactttttcactctcctctttcattttcatcaagaggctctttagttcttcttcacttttctgccataagggtggtgtatctgaagttattcatatttctcccagctgtcttgattccagcttgtgcttcatccagcctatcATTTCGtgtgatgtcctctgcatataaattaaataagcagggagacagtgtacagtcttgatgtactcctttcccaatttggaacccgtttgttgttccatgtccggttctaactgttgcttcttgacttgcatacagatttctcatgaggcaggtcaggtggtctggtattcccatctctttcagaattttccactgtttgttgtgatccatatagtcaaaggctttggcatagttcataaagctgaagtagatgtttttctggaactgtcttgctttttcgatgatccagtggatgttggcaatttgatctctgattcctctgacttttctaaatccagcttgaacatctggaacctcatggttcacatactgttgaagcctggcttggagaattttgagcattactttgctagtgtgtgagatgagtgcaattgcacagtagttagaacattctttggtgttgcctttctttgggattggaatgaagcctgacttttttcagtcctgtggccgctgctgaattttccaaatttgctggcatattgagtgcagtattttaacagcatcatctttcaggatttgaaatagctcagctggaattccatcacctctgctagctttgtttgtagtgttgcttcctaaggcccagttgatttcacactctaggatgtgtggcactaggtgagtgatcacaccattgtggtaatccgagtcattaagaccttttttgtgcagtttttctgtgtaatctcaccatctcttcttaatatcttatgctcttgttaggttcatactgtttctgtcctttattgtgcccatatttgcatggaatattccctcagtatctctaatttccttgaagagctctttagtctttcccattttgttgttttcttctatttctttgttttcttcacttaaggctttcttatctctccttgctgttctttggaactctgtattcagatgggtatatctttccttttctcctttggttgtctgaggcctcctcagacaagcattttgccttgttgcgtttctttttcttaggggtgGTTCTGGTCACTGCttcttgtacaatgttacaagCTTCAGTAGTCAATtgtaaaaattgtcttccactgTGGGTGCTTTCTTGTTTGTGCTCCAAggtactctctctctctctgtctcatacATTCAGACATCTTATGAGGGGCTCAAATGGCTGGAGATAGAGGCTACTTCCTCTGTCTGTGAGGAACTCGACGTAACTAGTAAGGAACTGAGGCTTGCCAACAATCATGTGATGTGCGTGAGCCTGAGAAGTGGATTCTCCATTCTCTTTTAAGCCCTGAGATGATTGCCATTCTGCCTGACAGCTTGACTGCAACCATGTGAGAGACCTTGAACCAGAAAAACTCAACTAAACTACTCCTGGattcctgaccctcagaaacTGTGTGGGATAATGACTTGTGTTTTAACCTGCCAGTTTTTGGGTGAATTTGTTACATAGGCAAAGAGCAccaataaataaagcagaaaacattttttctaaacccacacacatgcacacacccataTCCCACATTCAAAACCACATTGGCATGTTGATATTTGTGGGTTTGAAACTGCCAGGTGGTGTTTTGGGGGCCTCCAAGGAGCTCCAgttctttatgtctcagtgcagaaCGACTTTAGTGAGAGGCAAAGTGGTAGATACAAGTGATTTATTGgaataggatgcttgtgaggTTTACAAGTGGGCAAGTGAGATGGTATCATGTCCTAagaacttagtgggctacagtttaatAATCAAAGAAAAAGTAGGAGGGGGAAAAGATCacctttttcttcattctttttttttttttttttaattatttatttgtttttgcctgtgctgggtcttcgttgcttcccatggtcttttctctagttgtggtgagtgggggctgccctttgttgtggtgtgaggccttctcattgcagaggcttgctgttgcagagcgtgggctctagatacaagggctcagtagttgtggcacatgggccctGTGTGGGCCCTGGACCATATGGGCTTCccatagttgtggctcatgggcttagttgctctacagcatATGAGATCGTCCTGGGCCGGtagtcaaacctgtgtcccctgaattggcaggcagattcttaaccactggaccaccagggaagtcccttccacaTCCTTGAGTACACATCATGCTTCCATCGTCAGCTCCTTTCGGTCAGGTGGGGGcgttttcttgtccctacatggTCAAGCCAGGACTGTCATGGCACTATGGAAAAACTATTTCAGGTCTCAGTACAGTGAGGGTCTTTCACTTTGAAATGTCACCTTTCCATAAATTATTGTGTTTTATATGTGCAGAGACTTTGCCCTAGGGATCATTAATTTAATGAGCTCACTGGGCAGAATGTGGATCTCATGCCACCAGTGTTTTATTGTCTGGGGGCATGTTTTGTGCTTCTGTTGCTAATCAAGCTTGCTTAGCTTTGTGCTTAAGCAAACCCGCTTTATTGAGTGGTCAGtaacttacaggggtctcccatacttttttctttacttacaaTCCTCTAATAGGATTAACTGCTTAActactttgtccctttactctgtccctTTCATGTTGGGCTCTATCAAAGGCTTGATTATGCTAAAAGCCTATTTttctgagggtgtgtgtgtgtgtgacccttAATGTTAATATCTGGAAGTCTAAAGAATCTGTTCAGTTTCTTTCCAGAAAAGTCTTGCATTTTGCTTTCTGAAGGTTTCAGCCTGGCTGCTTTATTCTGAGTTGGCCAGTGAGAGGGGTACCGTAATTAAGTCAGCAGTTTCACCTGTCCCTCTTTACTTCCTCTGCTTTGCCTTTTGTCGTTCATTCAGAGATGCTTCTTTTTGGTTTCTTGAGGGAATAAACTGGTAATTTATCTCTATTTTAGGAATTGTAGGTTTTGATGGTGAGATGGTAGTAGTTCATTCCCTTACTTGTGGCTCCATGTCTTATGTGTAACTTGTGGCTCCATGTCTTATGTGTATCTTCTGAGATTAGGGTTTCTGCAGATGGACTAGGCTTGCTTATCATAAGCAGCTTCTTTCAGTTGTAACTGAGATTTTCGTTTCTTTAGCACTGCTGCGTTCctcatctgttttcctttttctgaaaatttgtGGAAACCTTTTGGCCAGTACTGCTTAGTTgcttcttttatattatttttgatcCCATAGAtgtttgcttttgtgtgtgtgtgtgcctttgtcATCATTTTAACAGTCTTAGATGGAAGAGTAGATACTCTTTCTGCCATATTTAAGTGGAAGTTCCAGGGGTATGACTGTGTGTATTTCACTGTTACTGTATGTACTGTAGCAGGACATATACAATCACAGGAATTTTGAGACAAACTGGACTTTGGAGATAATTTAAATCTCTATATTCATTTTACAGCAAAGGAACAGTCTCAGTGAAGTTACTGCTTTTGCTGTTGATTATAGTTAGCAGTGCAAGCCTGAGATGGAATCTGTATGTCCTGaccctgtttgtttctttttctaccaTGCCACACT comes from the Bubalus kerabau isolate K-KA32 ecotype Philippines breed swamp buffalo chromosome 1, PCC_UOA_SB_1v2, whole genome shotgun sequence genome and includes:
- the LOC129620625 gene encoding UBX domain-containing protein 2A, with translation MKEVDNLESIKEEWVCETGSDHQPLSDSQQKNCEYFVDSLFEEAQKVGAKCLSPTEQKKQVDVSIKLWKNGFTVNDDFRSYSDGASQQFLNSIKKGELPLELQGVFDKEEVDVKVEDKKNEVCMSTKPVFQPFSGQGHRLGSATPKIVSKAKNIEVENKNNLSAVPLNNLEPISNIQIWLANGKRIVQKFNITHRISHIKDFIEKYQGSQRSPPFSLAAALPFLKLLDETLTLEETDLQNAVIIQRLKKTAEPFKELS